One window of Rhinoraja longicauda isolate Sanriku21f unplaced genomic scaffold, sRhiLon1.1 Scf000255, whole genome shotgun sequence genomic DNA carries:
- the LOC144590706 gene encoding tumor protein p63-regulated gene 1-like protein, which produces MGDQLEPSVPSPQLEPDATFTPGSVEHLTPDPGVEQCVTSAPGSGVTPVTPADLSRLYPPLSRGEFSPSVLPPSSGQSHRDEFFALRPGVLQTAISETGRTLGDEDGKVQGAWLLTEVDHWNRESERLVLLTPRVLLVSHYDFVGLSCHLLLRIPLHYIDSITVGPFHFSSTSLSRRCGLGLRLGWDKLGEPSFRSRWNPLAQDLPSVILIEHPGVESGHMSPPCTLGSFRTELTRGVGMAHREQPLAGRANGPLLLEKPIQMGTVLGLVSALSNWAQLGYAKPRRLLAF; this is translated from the exons ATGGGGGATCAGCTGGAGCCCAGCGTTCCCTCGCCGCAACTGGAACCCGACGCGACCTTTACCCCGGGGTCAGTAGAGCACCTGACCCCGGACCCAGGAGTGGAACAGTGCGTGACCTCTGCCCCGGGCTCGGGCGTGACCCCTGTAACCCCTGCTGACCTCTCCAGACTATATCCCCCTCTCTCGCGGGGGGAGTTCTCCCCCTCTGTCCTCCCCCCGTCCTCGGGCCAGAGCCACCGGGATGAATTCTTTGCTCTGCGG CCAGGAGTGTTGCAAACAGCGATCAGCGAGACGGGGAGAACACTGGGGGATGAAGACGGCAAAGTGCAGGGAGCCTGGCTCCTCACAGA GGTGGACCACTGGAACCGGGAGAGTGAGAGACTGGTGCTGCTGACCCCACGAGTCCTGCTGGTGTCTCATTACGACTTTGTGGGCCTGTCCTGTCACCTGCTGCTGCGAATCCCCCTGCACTACATCGACAGCATCACTGTCGGCCCCTTCCACTTCTCCTCAACCTCCCTCAGCAG GCGCTGTGGGCTGGGGCTGCGGCTGGGATGGGACAAACTGGGGGAGCCGTCGTTCCGTTCCCGCTGGAACCCCTTGGCTCAGGATCTGCCATCCGTCATCCTGATAGAACACCCCGGGGTAGAGAGCGGGCACATGTCACCCCCCTGCACG TTGGGGTCTTTCCGCACGGAGCTGACCCGGGGGGTGGGGATGGCCCACCGGGAGCAGCCCCTCGCCGGCCGAGCCAACGGGCCGCTGCTGCTGGAGAAACCCATCCAGATGGGGACGGTCTTGGGCCTGGTGTCTGCCCTCAGCAACTGGGCGCAGCTGGGCTACGCCAAACCTCGCCGCCTGCTCGCCTTCTAG